Proteins from one Staphylococcus saprophyticus subsp. saprophyticus ATCC 15305 = NCTC 7292 genomic window:
- a CDS encoding quinone-dependent dihydroorotate dehydrogenase codes for MYKLIKPMLFQFDPEKAHGMTIDALKFVQNHPKLLPVIKKIFHYENDSLNQNLKGIHFANPIGLAAGFDKSCEVPKALENAGFGSIELGGITPKPQPGNPKPRMYRLVEDQALINRMGFNNLGMNKALSYLRKHRYQIPVGLNVGVNKSTPYEARYEDYIKVIDTFKNDVTFFTVNISSPNTENLQSFHDKDEFSQLCEAIQTYKYKESLNVPIFIKLTSDLSLDGLGAMLTPITQTFDGIILANTTQQREALHSNHREETGGLSGKPLFERNLKLISYAYKQTDGQFLIIGTGGIFNAEDVIKMMRQGASLVQIYSALVFEGPGLTQKLNKQLAHYLKSNGYNNVNEIIGLDVK; via the coding sequence ATGTATAAACTCATCAAACCAATGTTATTTCAATTCGATCCTGAAAAAGCGCATGGAATGACGATAGACGCGCTTAAATTTGTTCAAAACCATCCAAAATTATTACCTGTAATTAAAAAAATCTTTCATTACGAAAACGACTCATTAAACCAAAACCTCAAAGGCATTCACTTTGCGAATCCTATTGGTTTAGCAGCCGGCTTCGACAAATCTTGTGAAGTTCCTAAAGCTTTAGAAAATGCAGGATTTGGATCAATTGAACTTGGTGGTATAACGCCTAAACCACAACCAGGTAATCCAAAACCGCGTATGTATCGTTTAGTTGAAGATCAAGCACTCATTAACCGCATGGGATTTAACAATTTAGGTATGAATAAAGCTTTAAGTTATTTACGCAAGCATCGTTATCAAATTCCAGTCGGTTTAAATGTTGGTGTAAATAAATCCACACCTTATGAAGCGCGTTATGAAGACTACATCAAAGTGATTGATACGTTTAAAAACGACGTCACATTCTTTACTGTCAACATCAGCTCACCTAATACAGAAAATTTACAAAGCTTCCATGATAAAGATGAATTCTCGCAATTATGCGAAGCTATTCAGACATATAAATATAAAGAAAGCCTTAATGTTCCTATTTTCATAAAATTAACTTCTGATTTATCTTTAGATGGTCTTGGTGCAATGTTAACACCAATTACGCAAACTTTTGATGGCATTATACTAGCCAACACAACACAACAACGTGAAGCACTGCATTCAAATCATCGTGAAGAAACTGGCGGTTTAAGTGGCAAACCACTATTCGAGCGTAATCTTAAACTCATTTCTTATGCTTACAAACAAACAGATGGCCAATTTTTAATTATCGGAACTGGTGGTATTTTCAACGCAGAAGATGTCATAAAAATGATGCGCCAAGGTGCATCGCTAGTTCAAATTTATAGTGCTTTAGTATTTGAAGGTCCAGGACTAACTCAGAAATTGAATAAACAATTAGCACATTATCTTAAATCAAATGGCTACAACAATGTTAACGAAATTATCGGTTTAGATGTAAAATAA
- a CDS encoding fructosamine kinase family protein — MNQAWQSQLPLSHIKNIVPVSGGDVNDAFRIETDQEDYFLLVQRKRKSTFFDAEIAGLNLFEKVGITAPRVIDSGEIEDDAYLLLTYLDEGVSGSQEALGQLVARMHSEQQADNQFGFDLPYEGGDISFDNSWTNSWITLFVEKRLDKLKDRLVQQGLWGDADVTQYQAVRRVIVNELESHNSKPSLLHGDLWGGNYMFLTDGSPALFDPAPLYGDREFDIGITSVFGGFTQAFYDAYHKHYPLSEGADVRLEFYRLYLLMVHLVKFGEMYAGSVDRSMQKILNQ; from the coding sequence ATGAATCAAGCGTGGCAATCACAATTGCCTTTAAGTCATATTAAAAATATCGTTCCTGTAAGTGGTGGAGATGTTAATGATGCATTTCGTATTGAAACGGATCAGGAAGATTATTTTCTACTAGTACAACGTAAGAGAAAGTCAACTTTTTTTGATGCCGAAATTGCAGGGCTCAATTTATTTGAAAAAGTCGGTATTACTGCACCGAGAGTCATTGATAGTGGAGAAATTGAAGATGACGCTTATTTACTATTAACTTATTTAGATGAAGGCGTGTCAGGTAGCCAAGAAGCATTAGGACAACTTGTGGCGCGTATGCATAGCGAGCAACAAGCAGATAATCAATTTGGTTTTGATTTACCTTATGAAGGTGGCGATATTTCATTTGATAATAGTTGGACGAATAGTTGGATTACCTTGTTTGTAGAAAAACGCTTAGATAAGCTCAAAGATAGATTGGTGCAACAAGGATTATGGGGAGACGCAGATGTCACTCAATATCAGGCAGTACGTCGTGTGATTGTAAATGAATTAGAAAGTCATAATAGCAAACCTTCATTATTACATGGCGACTTATGGGGCGGTAATTACATGTTTTTAACAGATGGTTCACCAGCGCTATTCGATCCTGCACCATTATATGGGGATAGAGAATTTGATATAGGCATTACTTCAGTGTTTGGAGGATTTACGCAAGCATTTTATGACGCTTATCATAAGCACTATCCACTGAGTGAGGGAGCAGATGTGCGCTTAGAATTTTATAGATTGTATCTTTTAATGGTACATCTAGTTAAATTTGGTGAAATGTATGCAGGTAGTGTTGATCGTTCAATGCAAAAAATATTAAATCAATAA
- a CDS encoding DUF896 domain-containing protein yields the protein MTLLDRINELANKEKIETLSIEEKEEQQTLRQEYLKMIRGQVIHTFSTLKVVDPLGEDVTPDKVYQLREEMGTLDID from the coding sequence ATGACATTACTAGACAGAATTAATGAACTTGCAAATAAAGAAAAAATAGAAACGTTAAGCATTGAAGAAAAAGAAGAACAACAAACTTTGAGACAAGAATATTTGAAAATGATACGTGGACAAGTAATCCATACATTTTCAACGTTAAAAGTAGTTGATCCTTTAGGTGAAGACGTGACACCAGACAAAGTTTACCAATTAAGAGAAGAAATGGGTACACTTGATATAGATTAA
- a CDS encoding LLM class oxidoreductase, whose amino-acid sequence MTTIQKHNGFKRTFQQGHLTLGLMLPFDNSENIALSFENQVDLAQYAENLGFTSLFVRDNPLYSPHLGNVTTNYDPFVFLSYLSAKTSKIALGTSSIVATLRHPIHTAKAATSLDLISDERFLLGLATGDRPFEFPAFKIKETQLSKQFQDAIYAMNDLWQSHSPKISNSIFELYEDSGLQILPKHNHIPMFATGYSRQELSWIKKNMDGLMFYPQPFQKQKALLKEWHNNDVFKPFMHPLVIDLSLNPNELVKPIKGGYRLGRNTLLNILKSYEKIGTNHMMLHLTSNDRPYKSLLTEVGDYIIPHFPPHLSQEEKNNDITRQN is encoded by the coding sequence GTGACAACAATTCAAAAACACAATGGTTTCAAACGGACTTTTCAACAAGGCCATTTAACTTTGGGATTAATGCTGCCTTTTGATAATTCTGAAAACATCGCATTGTCGTTTGAAAATCAAGTTGATTTAGCACAGTATGCTGAAAATCTTGGATTTACAAGCCTTTTTGTGAGAGATAATCCACTTTATAGTCCACATTTAGGTAATGTAACGACAAACTACGATCCGTTTGTATTTTTATCTTATTTAAGCGCTAAAACATCGAAAATCGCTCTCGGAACATCTAGTATTGTTGCTACATTGCGTCATCCAATTCATACAGCTAAAGCTGCAACTTCTCTTGACTTGATATCAGACGAGCGATTTTTATTAGGTTTAGCAACAGGAGATCGTCCATTTGAGTTTCCAGCTTTCAAGATAAAAGAAACGCAATTATCAAAGCAATTCCAGGATGCGATCTATGCAATGAATGATTTGTGGCAATCACATTCGCCAAAAATATCAAATTCAATATTTGAATTATATGAAGATTCAGGTCTTCAAATATTGCCAAAACACAATCATATACCCATGTTTGCTACAGGATATTCGCGACAGGAACTCTCCTGGATTAAGAAAAATATGGATGGCCTTATGTTTTATCCACAACCATTTCAAAAACAAAAAGCTTTATTAAAAGAATGGCATAACAATGATGTATTCAAACCATTTATGCATCCATTAGTTATCGACTTATCTTTAAATCCTAATGAACTCGTTAAACCAATTAAAGGTGGCTACCGTTTAGGTAGAAATACTTTATTAAACATTTTAAAATCATATGAAAAAATCGGTACAAATCATATGATGTTGCATTTAACATCTAATGATAGACCATATAAATCACTATTAACTGAGGTCGGCGATTATATTATTCCACACTTCCCACCTCATTTATCACAGGAGGAAAAAAACAATGACATTACTAGACAGAATTAA
- a CDS encoding trypsin-like serine peptidase, with protein sequence MLKRKLRGGLIFIIALLCTVISINGNTYAATQTHQSTDQSAQSEDAKVGTNQIKTRVVLPNDDRTQIENTTNGHYQSVGYISIGDNIATGVVIDKNTVLTNKHVANLSEGNMNFSPAAQNENTMPYGTFSEKEIEVYPGNEDLALIHLNKNKDEQSVGDVVQPATLKDASAVTKDMPITVTGYPGDKSLATMWESKGQILNTNTTEFEYNASTFGGNSGSPVFNENNEVIGIHQGGIEGESNSAVAMTDDVLSFINKNKS encoded by the coding sequence ATGCTTAAAAGAAAACTACGAGGTGGTCTCATATTCATAATAGCTTTATTATGTACTGTGATCTCGATAAATGGAAATACATATGCAGCAACGCAAACACATCAATCGACTGATCAGTCAGCTCAGTCTGAAGACGCTAAAGTCGGTACCAATCAAATTAAGACAAGAGTCGTCTTACCTAATGACGATAGAACACAAATAGAAAATACAACAAATGGTCATTATCAATCTGTTGGCTATATTAGTATTGGAGATAATATTGCGACGGGTGTTGTGATTGATAAAAATACAGTGTTAACTAATAAACACGTTGCCAACCTTTCTGAAGGGAATATGAATTTTTCACCAGCTGCCCAAAATGAAAATACGATGCCTTATGGTACATTTTCTGAAAAAGAAATTGAAGTGTACCCAGGAAATGAAGATTTAGCGCTTATACATTTAAATAAAAATAAAGATGAGCAATCAGTTGGAGATGTAGTTCAACCGGCGACTTTAAAAGATGCCTCAGCGGTAACAAAAGATATGCCGATTACCGTAACGGGTTATCCAGGAGATAAGTCCTTGGCTACAATGTGGGAGAGTAAGGGCCAAATACTGAATACGAACACTACTGAATTTGAATATAATGCGAGTACATTCGGAGGTAATTCTGGCTCTCCTGTATTTAACGAAAATAATGAAGTGATTGGTATACACCAAGGTGGTATTGAAGGTGAAAGTAATAGTGCCGTAGCTATGACAGATGATGTATTGAGCTTTATTAATAAGAATAAAAGTTAA
- a CDS encoding TetR/AcrR family transcriptional regulator, protein MTTTHVDPRVTRTKKLLMDAFREIAKEKKLQTITIKDITERATVNRATFYAHFYDKYDIMDYTLSETVLKNLNDALDVSSELNETTLSSSFITITSYIQETHNECKLNSEAYGQVVEKRVKEELEDIFLTLLVQQHPNETRESLAASARFLSWGLYGTAKHWFHSSQLSANDYIEGALPFLMKQILK, encoded by the coding sequence ATGACTACAACACATGTTGACCCAAGAGTAACCAGAACTAAAAAGTTGTTGATGGACGCCTTTCGTGAAATTGCTAAAGAAAAAAAATTACAAACTATAACAATTAAAGACATTACGGAACGTGCAACGGTAAATCGCGCTACGTTTTATGCTCATTTTTATGATAAATATGACATTATGGATTATACGCTCTCAGAAACTGTATTAAAAAATTTAAATGATGCATTAGATGTTTCTTCAGAACTTAACGAAACGACATTATCTTCTAGCTTCATTACAATTACGAGTTATATTCAAGAAACACATAATGAATGTAAATTAAATAGCGAAGCCTATGGACAAGTTGTTGAAAAAAGAGTCAAAGAAGAGTTAGAGGATATCTTTTTAACATTGCTTGTCCAACAACATCCAAATGAAACAAGAGAATCTCTTGCGGCAAGTGCGAGATTTCTTTCATGGGGGTTATACGGTACAGCTAAGCATTGGTTTCATAGTAGTCAATTATCAGCAAATGATTACATTGAGGGTGCACTACCCTTTCTAATGAAACAGATTTTAAAATAA
- a CDS encoding DMT family transporter, with the protein MFPILFIIIYIKKNLTKVHYHIKTHFVPWMIWSTLGFVFFYMPITFVANYSPGWLISATWQLTIICGLLLAPLFYEYVQINHQQIKVRERISWRSVGTSSIMVLGVVLVQIPQVSHIEIQVFIMSVLPLIIGAFCYPLGNRKMMILVDNQLNTLERIYGMTLVTLPIWVVIFICGVLKSGPPSSNQLLQTFIVAVFSGIIATTLFFYATNMVKHNQAKLGAVESTQATEIIFTLIGEMLLLDLPLPSTVSMIGIIIITLGIFIYSFMNSIIKENNNMTL; encoded by the coding sequence ATGTTCCCCATACTTTTTATAATTATATACATTAAAAAGAACCTAACTAAAGTACATTATCATATTAAAACGCATTTTGTTCCATGGATGATTTGGAGTACCCTAGGATTTGTATTTTTTTATATGCCAATTACATTTGTCGCTAATTACAGTCCCGGCTGGCTTATCTCTGCAACATGGCAATTAACAATCATTTGTGGTCTACTCCTCGCGCCATTATTTTATGAATATGTGCAAATAAATCATCAACAAATAAAAGTAAGAGAGCGTATTTCTTGGCGCTCTGTAGGTACCTCTAGCATTATGGTCTTGGGTGTTGTACTTGTCCAAATACCTCAAGTTTCTCATATTGAAATACAAGTTTTTATCATGTCGGTACTTCCTTTAATTATAGGTGCCTTTTGCTATCCTTTAGGTAATCGTAAGATGATGATTCTTGTGGATAATCAATTAAATACACTTGAACGTATTTATGGTATGACGCTCGTCACACTACCTATATGGGTGGTTATATTTATATGTGGTGTATTGAAGTCCGGTCCGCCTTCTTCTAATCAACTTTTACAGACATTTATCGTAGCCGTATTCTCTGGGATAATAGCTACGACACTCTTTTTCTATGCAACCAATATGGTAAAACATAACCAAGCAAAACTTGGAGCAGTCGAATCGACACAAGCGACTGAAATCATTTTTACATTAATTGGTGAAATGCTCCTTTTGGACTTACCGCTTCCAAGCACAGTTAGTATGATAGGGATCATCATAATTACATTAGGTATTTTCATCTATAGTTTCATGAACAGCATAATTAAGGAAAACAATAACATGACACTGTAA
- a CDS encoding nucleoside hydrolase, whose protein sequence is MSKKIIMDCDPGHDDAIALILAGAQNSPLDILAVTTVAGNQSVEKNTKNALNVLEVMGRDDISVSVGATRPLIKPASFASQIHGDSGLDGPKLPEVPALKPTQKQAVDVIIETLKQSKEPVTLVATGPLTNIATALIKEPNITQHIESITIMGGGTFGNWTPTAEFNIWVDAEAAKRVFECGVCINVFGLDVTHQVLATDHVIDRFKQIKNPIANFVVELLEFFKSTYKTHFDMDGGPIHDACTILYLMQPDLFTMQHTHIDIEHQSPLTYGTMSVDLNDIMNKEKNAYFATAVDVASAWTLMENMLASYEKHTH, encoded by the coding sequence ATGAGTAAAAAAATAATTATGGATTGTGACCCGGGTCATGATGATGCAATCGCATTAATTTTAGCAGGAGCACAAAACAGTCCATTAGATATATTAGCTGTGACAACGGTAGCAGGGAATCAATCGGTAGAAAAAAATACCAAAAATGCTTTAAATGTATTAGAAGTGATGGGAAGAGATGATATTAGTGTCTCTGTTGGTGCTACGCGTCCACTTATTAAGCCAGCATCCTTTGCTTCACAAATACACGGCGATAGTGGGTTAGATGGTCCGAAACTGCCTGAAGTCCCAGCACTAAAACCAACGCAAAAACAAGCAGTCGATGTTATTATCGAAACATTGAAGCAAAGCAAGGAACCAGTCACGCTTGTTGCAACGGGTCCATTAACCAACATTGCTACGGCGCTGATTAAGGAACCAAATATCACACAACATATTGAATCTATTACAATTATGGGCGGTGGCACCTTCGGGAACTGGACTCCTACTGCAGAATTTAATATTTGGGTTGATGCAGAAGCGGCTAAGCGCGTCTTTGAATGTGGTGTGTGTATCAATGTGTTTGGTTTAGATGTGACGCATCAAGTATTAGCCACAGATCATGTTATCGATAGATTTAAACAGATTAAGAATCCAATTGCAAACTTTGTTGTAGAACTTCTAGAATTTTTCAAATCTACGTATAAAACGCACTTTGACATGGATGGTGGTCCAATACATGATGCTTGTACGATACTTTATTTGATGCAACCTGATTTATTTACAATGCAACATACACATATCGATATAGAGCACCAGAGTCCATTGACATATGGCACGATGTCAGTAGATTTAAATGATATTATGAATAAAGAGAAAAATGCCTATTTTGCTACAGCGGTCGATGTAGCGAGTGCATGGACATTAATGGAAAATATGTTAGCAAGTTATGAGAAGCATACACATTAA
- a CDS encoding M23 family metallopeptidase — translation MKWIVLLIIIIVPLTWLILNINDIKENMNETFTTQNQDADQGESEDSFSKFFDGSRETENFGEYEFSEFDGKHYGIDYHLPEDTPIKAAADGKVTRTFDDDLGGKVIQIAESNGEYHQWYMHLNEFKVEVGDDVKAGDTIALSGNTGEQTTGAHLHFQRMEGGVGNDYAIDPKDYVEDLPNGEESLFEVE, via the coding sequence ATGAAATGGATTGTCTTACTAATAATTATTATTGTTCCACTAACGTGGTTAATACTGAATATAAATGATATAAAAGAAAATATGAATGAAACATTTACTACACAAAATCAGGACGCAGACCAAGGTGAAAGTGAAGATTCTTTTAGTAAATTTTTCGATGGCAGTAGGGAAACAGAAAATTTTGGGGAATATGAATTTAGTGAATTTGATGGTAAACACTACGGCATCGATTATCATTTGCCTGAAGATACGCCAATCAAAGCGGCTGCTGATGGCAAAGTGACGCGAACATTCGATGATGATTTAGGTGGTAAAGTAATTCAGATAGCCGAGTCAAATGGTGAATATCATCAGTGGTATATGCATCTTAATGAATTTAAAGTGGAAGTAGGAGATGACGTTAAAGCAGGTGATACGATTGCACTGTCAGGTAATACCGGTGAACAAACGACTGGCGCACACTTGCATTTTCAACGTATGGAAGGTGGCGTTGGTAACGATTATGCGATAGACCCTAAAGATTATGTTGAAGATTTGCCAAATGGAGAAGAAAGTTTATTTGAAGTAGAGTAA
- a CDS encoding DNA-3-methyladenine glycosylase family protein — protein sequence MNTWQISVQDACVQTLIKQDATLAQLINQIGDLQIQTRADPLKSLIRSIIGQQITVAVAQSIFQKLSIAIDDHWTVNQLSQLRESEMKALGLSQSKINYIQNVLFAVRNGQLNFEQLYKMDDNSVINALTQIKGIGRWTAEVFLLFTLQRKNILPIYDVGLQRAAQWLYQTTKAERKKQLTICKEQWQGCASIGAFYLWEAIHQDLLQYDSIYDIPKDHKN from the coding sequence ATGAATACATGGCAAATTTCCGTTCAAGATGCATGCGTACAAACGCTAATTAAACAAGATGCCACACTTGCGCAGTTAATTAACCAGATAGGAGATTTACAGATTCAGACGCGCGCAGACCCGTTAAAATCCCTTATCCGGTCTATCATCGGACAGCAAATTACAGTAGCTGTAGCGCAATCTATTTTCCAAAAATTATCCATCGCCATTGACGATCACTGGACGGTAAATCAATTATCACAACTAAGAGAATCCGAAATGAAAGCGTTAGGTTTATCTCAATCAAAAATAAACTATATCCAAAATGTACTATTTGCAGTGCGCAATGGACAATTGAATTTTGAACAACTCTACAAAATGGACGATAATAGCGTTATTAACGCACTGACTCAAATTAAAGGGATTGGTAGATGGACTGCCGAAGTTTTTCTTCTATTTACATTACAGCGCAAAAATATATTACCTATATACGATGTTGGATTGCAACGTGCTGCTCAATGGTTATATCAAACAACCAAAGCCGAAAGAAAGAAACAACTCACTATCTGTAAGGAACAATGGCAGGGTTGTGCTTCAATTGGTGCATTCTATTTATGGGAAGCAATTCATCAAGATTTATTACAATACGATTCTATCTATGATATACCAAAAGACCATAAAAATTAG
- a CDS encoding DUF488 domain-containing protein: MTIEIQRIYENNQSEGTRILVDRVWPRGISKEDANLDFWLKELAPTTELRKWFNHDPKLYAAFKEKYAKELRDNESQKEAFEKLKSIISNTENDVILLFAAKDEQHNQAVVLQDLLN, translated from the coding sequence ATGACAATTGAAATACAACGCATTTATGAAAATAATCAGAGCGAAGGTACGCGTATACTTGTAGATCGTGTTTGGCCTAGAGGCATATCAAAAGAAGACGCAAATTTAGATTTTTGGTTAAAAGAGCTAGCGCCAACTACCGAATTAAGAAAATGGTTCAATCACGATCCCAAATTATATGCTGCTTTTAAAGAAAAATATGCCAAAGAATTACGTGACAATGAATCACAAAAAGAAGCCTTTGAAAAATTAAAATCTATCATTTCTAATACTGAGAATGACGTCATCTTATTATTTGCAGCAAAAGATGAACAGCACAATCAAGCAGTTGTGCTTCAAGACTTATTAAATTAA
- a CDS encoding 6-pyruvoyl trahydropterin synthase family protein produces MSKFDHIQPPDHFRYKEGEVLIKNYYEFTCDNRIYFTQTVHKDLENQTYKFNIEILSSIDAYGLAMDFNEVDKLYEREIAPYIDGQLVNETLPEMNTTAENIAIWIWHQFNKHLPENNSLQKLEFFETDTQGLVLTTELMDK; encoded by the coding sequence ATGTCTAAATTTGATCATATTCAACCACCTGACCATTTTCGATATAAAGAGGGTGAAGTGTTAATAAAAAATTATTATGAATTTACATGTGATAATAGAATTTATTTTACTCAAACTGTGCATAAAGATTTAGAAAACCAAACATATAAGTTCAATATAGAAATATTATCTAGCATTGATGCATATGGTCTAGCTATGGATTTTAATGAAGTAGATAAACTGTATGAAAGAGAAATAGCGCCTTATATTGATGGTCAACTTGTGAATGAAACATTGCCAGAGATGAATACAACAGCAGAAAATATTGCGATTTGGATTTGGCATCAATTTAATAAACACTTACCTGAAAATAATTCATTACAAAAGCTAGAATTTTTTGAAACGGATACACAGGGGTTAGTGTTAACAACAGAATTAATGGATAAATAA
- a CDS encoding PTS transporter subunit IIC has protein sequence MIKVSPKQFLYNVLSGVAIAIVAGLIPNAILGELFKLFAPKSSVFTTLLQVVESIQFTVPLLVGALIAMRFKLSPLATAVVASSAFVGSGAAQFKDGVWLLVGVGDLINTMLTAAIAVFLILLVGEKFGSLTLIILPTIVGVIASVIGVFTLPYIQMITTGIGNLVNSFTELQPVLMSMLIALVFSFIIISPISTVATALAIGINGLAAGSASLGIVACEGALVAGTLKINRAGVPLTIFLGGVKMMIPNMVRHPIILLPIFTNALITGLVGGLIGIGGTKESAGFGIIGLVGPISAFRFMEHSIILNLVFVFIAFFVVPFVMGYLINTLYMKILKIYDREIFKFLA, from the coding sequence ATGATTAAAGTAAGTCCAAAACAATTTCTATATAATGTTCTGTCAGGTGTAGCAATTGCTATTGTTGCAGGTTTAATTCCTAATGCGATCTTGGGAGAATTATTTAAACTTTTTGCACCAAAATCTTCAGTATTTACAACTTTATTGCAAGTTGTGGAAAGTATTCAATTTACAGTTCCTTTATTAGTAGGTGCTTTAATTGCCATGCGTTTCAAACTAAGCCCATTAGCAACTGCAGTCGTAGCTAGCTCTGCATTTGTAGGAAGCGGCGCAGCACAATTCAAAGATGGCGTGTGGTTATTAGTTGGAGTTGGAGATTTAATTAATACAATGCTTACTGCAGCGATTGCAGTATTTTTAATATTATTAGTAGGAGAAAAATTTGGCAGTCTGACATTAATTATTTTACCTACCATTGTGGGGGTCATCGCAAGTGTAATTGGTGTATTTACCTTACCATATATCCAAATGATTACAACAGGTATTGGGAACTTAGTAAATTCTTTTACTGAGTTGCAGCCAGTCCTTATGTCAATGCTCATTGCATTAGTGTTTAGCTTTATTATTATTTCACCAATTTCCACAGTTGCGACTGCTTTAGCTATTGGTATCAATGGCTTAGCTGCAGGTTCAGCTTCACTAGGTATTGTTGCGTGTGAAGGTGCATTAGTAGCAGGCACACTTAAAATAAATAGAGCGGGTGTACCACTTACGATATTCTTAGGTGGCGTCAAAATGATGATTCCGAATATGGTCAGACATCCTATTATATTGTTACCTATTTTTACCAATGCGCTTATTACAGGTTTAGTTGGTGGGTTAATTGGTATTGGAGGTACAAAGGAATCAGCTGGTTTTGGTATTATCGGACTAGTTGGACCGATCAGTGCTTTTAGATTTATGGAACATTCAATAATATTGAATTTAGTTTTTGTGTTTATTGCATTTTTTGTCGTACCATTTGTTATGGGGTATTTAATTAATACGTTATATATGAAGATATTGAAAATATATGATAGAGAAATCTTCAAGTTCTTAGCGTAA
- a CDS encoding transglycosylase SLT domain-containing protein, which yields MKKTILASSLAVALGVTGYAATADHNQAHASEENIDQAHLADLAQNNPEQLNEKPLHAGAYNYDFVLGGNEYTFTSDGQTWSWNYTTAGAQSASSNTIQDVTAQATTHTNETSANEVRTQQQSSNTEVAAVEAPKASSNTNVQTAQTSTSTKSTTTTTTTSTSSIDAIANQMAERTGVSASQWKGVIQRESGGNANAVNASSGAYGLFQLLGHGEHAGMSVQDQMDKAVEVYNNQGAGAWVAW from the coding sequence ATGAAGAAAACAATTTTAGCATCATCATTAGCAGTAGCATTAGGTGTAACAGGATATGCAGCAACAGCTGATCACAATCAAGCGCATGCATCAGAAGAAAATATCGACCAAGCGCATTTAGCTGACTTAGCTCAAAACAACCCAGAGCAATTAAATGAAAAACCATTACACGCTGGTGCGTATAACTATGATTTCGTATTAGGTGGAAACGAATATACTTTCACTTCTGATGGCCAAACTTGGTCATGGAATTATACAACTGCAGGTGCTCAAAGTGCATCTTCTAACACTATCCAAGATGTAACTGCTCAAGCAACTACACACACTAACGAAACTTCAGCTAACGAAGTTCGTACACAACAACAATCAAGTAACACTGAAGTAGCAGCTGTTGAAGCGCCTAAAGCTTCATCTAACACAAACGTTCAAACTGCACAAACAAGTACTTCAACTAAATCAACAACTACAACAACTACAACATCAACATCAAGTATTGATGCAATTGCTAATCAAATGGCAGAACGTACTGGTGTATCAGCTTCACAATGGAAAGGTGTTATCCAACGTGAAAGTGGCGGTAACGCAAATGCTGTTAATGCTTCATCAGGTGCATACGGATTATTCCAATTATTAGGCCATGGTGAACATGCAGGTATGTCAGTTCAAGATCAAATGGATAAAGCTGTTGAAGTTTATAATAACCAAGGTGCTGGAGCATGGGTTGCTTGGTAA